One window of the Flavobacteriaceae bacterium YJPT1-3 genome contains the following:
- the rpe gene encoding ribulose-phosphate 3-epimerase has translation MPIKRIAPSILAADFANLQRDIEMVNSSEADWFHIDIMDGVFVPNISFGMPVLQAITKHATKTIDVHLMIVDPDRYIQTFADLGSTNLTVHVEACTHLHRTLQAIKAAGMKAGVAVNPHTSVDLLEDVINDIDLVCLMSVNPGFGGQSFIKNTYKKIHRLREIITTNDAHTLIEIDGGVTDQNAEQLVNAGADVLVAGSFVFKSDDPKATIKRLREIANT, from the coding sequence ATGCCAATAAAACGCATTGCCCCATCCATTCTTGCTGCTGATTTCGCCAACTTGCAACGCGATATTGAAATGGTGAATTCCAGTGAAGCAGACTGGTTCCATATTGATATTATGGATGGCGTTTTTGTTCCGAATATCAGCTTTGGAATGCCGGTACTTCAGGCGATCACCAAGCACGCGACTAAGACGATTGATGTGCACTTGATGATTGTGGATCCGGATCGCTACATTCAAACTTTTGCCGATCTAGGCAGCACCAACCTGACCGTACATGTTGAGGCCTGTACCCATCTGCATCGCACCCTCCAGGCCATCAAGGCTGCCGGCATGAAAGCCGGAGTCGCGGTCAACCCGCATACCTCGGTTGATCTTCTGGAAGATGTGATCAATGACATTGATCTGGTCTGCCTCATGAGTGTCAATCCTGGTTTTGGAGGACAATCCTTTATCAAAAACACCTATAAAAAAATTCACCGCTTGCGCGAAATCATCACCACCAATGACGCTCACACCCTGATCGAGATCGATGGTGGCGTAACTGATCAGAATGCCGAGCAATTGGTCAATGCCGGTGCTGACGTGCTGGTGGCTGGAAGCTTTGTCTTTAAATCTGATGATCCAAAAGCCACGATCAAACGTCTTCGCGAAATCGCAAACACCTAA
- a CDS encoding Bax inhibitor-1 family protein: protein MESLNQPVTVSALSQERRVAFYRKTYTHLALAVLLFILVETLFFQIPAVVEFALSLTVGWRWLLLLGGFMFATNYAEKMAVENHDRTKQYLALVLFVIAEAFIFIPLIFMALYVAESGGQNLLNQAAILTLSLFTGLSAVVLLTKKDFSFLRSAITIGGFVALGLIVAGTLFGFNLGLWFSVGMIVLASGSILYQTSNMVNRYSEDQYVGASLGLFASLMLLFWYILSILSRD, encoded by the coding sequence ATGGAATCACTCAATCAACCCGTGACCGTAAGTGCGCTTAGTCAAGAACGACGAGTAGCCTTTTATCGTAAAACCTATACCCATTTGGCATTGGCGGTCTTGCTTTTCATTCTTGTGGAAACCTTATTTTTTCAAATCCCGGCTGTGGTGGAATTTGCACTTTCGCTGACAGTAGGATGGAGGTGGCTTCTGCTTTTAGGAGGGTTTATGTTCGCTACCAATTATGCCGAGAAGATGGCTGTAGAAAATCACGACAGGACCAAGCAGTATCTGGCCCTTGTACTGTTTGTTATTGCAGAGGCTTTTATTTTTATTCCCTTGATCTTTATGGCGCTCTACGTCGCCGAAAGTGGAGGGCAAAACCTATTGAATCAGGCGGCGATCTTAACCTTATCATTGTTCACGGGTCTCTCTGCTGTGGTCTTGCTGACAAAAAAAGACTTTTCTTTTTTGCGATCAGCCATTACGATTGGTGGTTTTGTTGCCTTGGGTCTGATCGTGGCAGGCACCTTATTTGGTTTCAACCTGGGGCTTTGGTTTAGCGTTGGGATGATTGTCCTGGCATCCGGTTCGATTCTCTATCAAACCTCTAACATGGTCAATCGATACTCAGAAGATCAATATGTAGGTGCTAGCCTGGGCTTGTTTGCCTCGCTCATGCTTCTATTCTGGTACATTCTGAGCATCCTCTCCAGAGATTGA